In a single window of the Nocardioides sp. L-11A genome:
- a CDS encoding maleylpyruvate isomerase family mycothiol-dependent enzyme, with amino-acid sequence MTSLTAATERLLSTARALTADDWAAPSLCTGWSRAHVLAHLALNADALAGVLRGIRDGRPVTMYASDDARDGDIDVLAAEAPAAVLDRLVAGSAALAEVVGVADGLAPGTLFERTPGGQQMPADGVPGLRLREVEIHHADLDAGYSAADWPPTTAIAFLGHDAARYDGPGFHVVATDEPARWAFGSPAANAPTVSGPLDALAWWATGRAPAAVLSSTTGTLPSLEGR; translated from the coding sequence GTGACCTCCCTCACCGCCGCGACCGAGCGGCTTCTCTCCACGGCCCGCGCGCTGACCGCCGACGACTGGGCCGCCCCCTCCCTGTGCACCGGCTGGAGCCGGGCCCATGTGCTCGCCCACCTCGCGCTCAACGCGGACGCGCTCGCGGGGGTGCTGCGCGGCATCCGGGACGGACGGCCGGTGACCATGTACGCCTCCGACGACGCGCGCGACGGCGACATCGACGTGCTGGCCGCCGAGGCCCCGGCCGCGGTGCTCGACCGGCTCGTCGCCGGCAGCGCGGCCCTGGCCGAGGTCGTCGGTGTCGCGGACGGCCTGGCCCCGGGCACCCTGTTCGAGCGCACGCCGGGCGGCCAGCAGATGCCCGCGGACGGCGTACCCGGGCTGCGGCTGCGGGAGGTCGAGATCCACCACGCCGACCTCGACGCCGGCTACTCCGCCGCCGACTGGCCGCCCACCACCGCGATCGCGTTCCTCGGCCACGACGCCGCGCGGTACGACGGCCCCGGCTTCCACGTGGTGGCCACCGACGAACCGGCCCGGTGGGCCTTCGGCTCCCCCGCCGCGAACGCGCCGACGGTCAGCGGCCCCCTCGACGCCCTCGCCTGGTGGGCGACCGGCCGTGCGCCCGCGGCAGTACTGTCGAGCACGACCGGAACGCTGCCGAGCCTGGAGGGACGATGA
- a CDS encoding DNA-3-methyladenine glycosylase I codes for MNAAAPGPDGRPRCRWSLSPDELPYHDTEWGFPVADDQRLFEKLCLEGFQAGLSWRTILVKRPAFRAAFADFDFRVVAGYDERDVERLLADAGIVRHRGKIEATVNNAARAIETVAEHGSLAAYLWRFEPAAAELAEPQTLTTSPAAIALSKDLKKRGWTFVGPTTMFAFMQAMGLVNDHVAGCVIRDEVATARGRFTPPA; via the coding sequence ATGAACGCTGCCGCCCCGGGGCCGGACGGCCGGCCCCGCTGCCGATGGTCCCTGTCGCCCGACGAGCTGCCCTACCACGACACCGAGTGGGGCTTCCCCGTCGCCGACGACCAACGGCTGTTCGAGAAGCTCTGCCTCGAGGGCTTCCAGGCGGGGCTGAGCTGGCGCACCATCCTGGTCAAGCGCCCCGCCTTCCGCGCCGCCTTCGCCGACTTCGACTTCCGGGTGGTGGCGGGCTACGACGAGCGCGACGTCGAGCGTCTTCTCGCCGACGCCGGCATCGTGCGCCACCGCGGGAAGATCGAGGCGACCGTCAACAATGCCGCCCGTGCGATCGAGACCGTCGCCGAGCACGGCTCGCTCGCCGCGTACCTCTGGCGCTTCGAGCCCGCCGCTGCCGAGCTTGCCGAGCCGCAGACGCTCACCACCTCTCCGGCCGCCATCGCCCTGTCCAAGGACCTCAAGAAGCGTGGCTGGACGTTCGTCGGACCGACCACCATGTTCGCGTTCATGCAGGCGATGGGCCTGGTCAACGACCACGTGGCCGGCTGCGTGATCCGCGACGAGGTCGCCACCGCGCGCGGGCGGTTCACGCCTCCCGCATGA
- a CDS encoding MBL fold metallo-hydrolase — protein MSYTGEVTVGGAADVRELAGLTITKVAVDEKMSNNCYLLRCGDTGEQVLIDAAAAPETLLPLIGDAGLTAVVTTHQHWDHHRALADVVRATGAAVVAGEPDADAITEQTGVAVDRRVADGDTVAVGSCELEVIRITGHTPGSICLLYRDPNGHPHLFTGDSLFPGGVGNTFGDAAAFATLVDDVETKLFGALPDDTWFYPGHGNDSRLGVERPHLATWRERGW, from the coding sequence ATGAGCTACACCGGAGAGGTCACGGTCGGCGGTGCCGCCGACGTGCGCGAGCTGGCCGGGCTGACGATCACCAAGGTGGCCGTCGACGAGAAGATGTCGAACAACTGCTACCTGCTGCGCTGCGGCGACACGGGAGAGCAGGTGCTGATCGACGCCGCCGCCGCGCCCGAGACGCTGCTGCCCCTCATCGGCGACGCCGGCCTGACCGCCGTGGTCACCACCCACCAGCACTGGGACCACCACCGAGCGCTCGCGGACGTCGTCCGCGCCACCGGCGCCGCGGTCGTGGCCGGCGAGCCCGACGCGGACGCCATCACCGAGCAGACCGGCGTGGCCGTCGACCGCCGGGTCGCCGACGGCGACACCGTCGCCGTCGGCTCGTGCGAGCTGGAGGTCATCCGGATCACCGGCCACACCCCCGGCTCGATCTGCCTGCTCTACCGCGACCCGAACGGCCATCCGCACCTGTTCACCGGCGACTCGCTCTTCCCCGGCGGTGTCGGCAACACGTTCGGCGACGCCGCCGCCTTCGCGACACTCGTCGACGACGTCGAGACCAAGCTGTTCGGCGCGTTGCCGGATGACACCTGGTTCTACCCCGGCCACGGCAACGACTCCCGCCTCGGCGTCGAGCGCCCACACCTGGCCACGTGGAGAGAACGGGGCTGGTGA
- a CDS encoding NUDIX domain-containing protein: MTGSVEEQVALYGADGRPTGQAVPRSEMRARNLRHAATLIVVRNSAGEVYVHRRTDIKDVFPGRYDFAAGGVLQAGEDPYDAAVREVAEELGVTGVDLEPLGEHDYADEHTTYRAFAYTCVYDGPITWQPEEVAWGAWVGVERLRELVATLPFVPDTVAVLGERIMREA; the protein is encoded by the coding sequence GTGACCGGCTCGGTGGAGGAGCAGGTCGCCCTGTACGGCGCCGACGGCCGCCCGACGGGCCAGGCGGTGCCCCGCTCGGAGATGCGGGCGCGGAACCTCCGCCACGCGGCGACCCTGATCGTGGTGCGCAACAGCGCCGGCGAGGTCTACGTCCATCGGCGCACCGACATCAAGGACGTGTTCCCCGGGCGCTACGACTTCGCCGCGGGCGGCGTGCTCCAGGCCGGGGAGGACCCGTACGACGCCGCGGTCCGTGAGGTGGCCGAGGAACTCGGCGTCACCGGGGTCGACCTGGAGCCGCTCGGCGAGCACGACTACGCCGACGAGCACACGACGTACCGTGCGTTCGCCTACACCTGCGTCTACGACGGCCCGATCACGTGGCAGCCCGAGGAGGTCGCCTGGGGTGCGTGGGTCGGCGTGGAGCGGCTGCGGGAACTGGTGGCGACGCTGCCGTTCGTGCCGGACACGGTGGCGGTGCTGGGCGAGCGGATCATGCGGGAGGCGTGA